AGAAGAGGAGAGGCAGTTAGCAGTGTGAGTCTGGACTGTAAAAACACTAaaacagagaaaataaaatctgaaaggggggggggggggcggcgtGGGAAATGGGAATGGTGGGAATCCGTGGGataatgtttttgggttagggttttcggttttttgaattttagttTAAGGgtataaatgtaaatttaatttttttaacgagTTTTAACGGGTTGTGACCCATTAAGCAATTGTATATTAACggatcaacccgttttgacccgaactcaTTAAGCCTAAACCCCAACCGCTTTTATCATGTTGTGTTCTTGTTAAGTTAACgagtcgtgtaacatattgtcatccctaattttaaatatttcatccaTCGTTTTCTAGCCTTCAGACCAGACCAGCAAATGCACCCCTCCACTAGACTTTCCAATCGCCGATCTACAAAACACTGGTGGAGGAGTCGCCAAACGAACTTCTATCAGACCATGTAACTTTTTGATGTGTCAGCACATTTTCCAACCTCTTACCACCACATACGAAGCACAACTAGATTCCCCACGGTCGAATCCTGGTCCTTTTGCCTAGTATCTGCCGGCATATGTACCTTAGGCGTCAACTCTGCCAAGGATTCCTCCCAAATGCCGTCAACAATTTGGACAATCCAATTCTAGCTATCTGACTAtgtttcaattttctttaatcGAGAATCTAGGGGAAACTAATATGAAGATCTTTGCCAATGACTCTGGAATCAAAGATTGCAATGCCTCTTTCGCAGATGCAGATTACAACTGCATTTGACAATTCACTATTTGGGTTTTAGTGGTTCCCTCTTTGACTTGCCCAAAAAAACAAGGGCCCGAGTCTAATTTATTGGCCTCATtgcctattttatatatttgttttcaattatataaacaacaatttcaatttttttttattttttttaaatttttatatcaagGTCACCTGCTCTCATCTCTTGAATTCTCCCGTTTAATTTCAATGcaagtttcttaaaaaaaaggaaaaagaacaaaGGATAAGACTCATAGAGACAGATTGATAACATTGACTTTGACATTATTTCATCACCTAAGAAACTCTCTCTATTGTTTGCTGTATTGGATTTCCGTGCATAAAATCTGGACGTTAGAAATGTAACTTGCAATGTGCATCCCTGCAACATTTTTGTGTTTTCGTGACAGGTTTTTATTGTTGGGAAGGACTTCGGAGCTATGCCAGCATACCTAGTGGCAGCTGTTCACCCAGAAAGGGTGATAGGCGTTATAACACTTGGTATTCCTTTCATATTACCCGGTCCTTCCGCAATCCAAAATCACCTCCTTCCTAAAGGCTTCTACATAACGAGGTGGCAGGTATATGTACTAGTTTAGACATAAACATGGAATTGTTTCCCAAGTGAACTCTAGTTATCTCATGAATGCTGTCTTATTATGTCACCAGGAGCTAGGGAGGGCAGAAGCGGATTTTGGCCGTTTTGATGTGAAGACAGTGATAAGGAACATCTACCTTCTCTTCTCAGGAAGTGAGGTTCCCGTAGCATCAGAGGGTCAAGAAATCATGGACTTGTATGACCCATCTACTCCTCTGCCACCATGGTTCTCTGAGGAAGATCTCTCAGTCTATGCATCCTTATATGAGAAATCTGGATTCCGTTTTGCATTGCGGGTCCCCTACAGGTAAAGTTCCCCCACGTAGTAGGCACATTTAAGGCTTTGTTTGTTTCTATTAAATAAGAATGAAAGGAAaccaaagaaatttttaaaaacaaaggCTGAAAATGGGTTAAATTCGTCTTctaactttattattattattattattattttttgagaaattagCATTCATTTCAAACTTCATGTGACTAAACTTTGACTAACATCctcatatttctctctctctctctctctctctctctctcttttacaaagggggttagggtttcaaactcaagttttcTATTTAGAGAACCGGATAAAATGTCATCAGCATATATAAAAGTATTGATACATAAATAcctaaatattaagataaagaTTGCTTGaaagagtaatttttttttttaatttccgaaataaaagagtgaaatttaaagacacaaaaaaataaaaaacaaacaaccTTTTGGGCTTTAATGAAATCAACATAGCCATCTCTCTAAACTGACATTCAAAAATATTTGACTTGTTATTCCTTAATTTGGTGCAGGAGTTTAACAGTGGACTGTGGCATAACTGACCCAAAAGTCAAAGCTCCATCGCTACTAATTATGGGTGAGAAGGactatgttttgaaatttccaGGAATGGAGGATTATATAAGGAGTGGGGCGGTTAAGCAATTTGTACCTGATTTAGAAATCAAGTTCATGCCAGAAGGGAATCATTTTGTCCATGAACAGCTTCCAAAGCAGGTGAATGAGCTCATCATCACCTTCCTCAACAAACATATTTAGTGTCTGATGAGGATACTGTTACTAGTATCTAGAAATTAGAGTGCATCTTTGGAAATAAGCACTGTAACCCTCTTTCACATGATGTGAGTTTGTCATCAAGATGTGTTTACTTGAATCTTCAAAATGGTTCtaaaactttttatatatatatatatatatagattatatatgaaCTTGGATTTCCTGCATTTAGATGGACATGGTTCAACCAAGTTATCCAACTGTTGATTGCTGGTTAAGAGTTTGAAGACTAGTGTTTGATAAGGTGTTTGCTCTGCCTTACCGTAGATGAGGTTGAgactatatatgtatttataataagttccattaaaagaataataatttgATGAATACAAGATCATGAAGGATATGTTACAAGTTCAATGAATTTAAGGCGAGGATTGGCCCCATGGTAGTTAGATGCACCGCCACAACCCTACTTTTGCTTTTCTGAATTTTCCAGGACATTAATTGTTACGACCAGCCAAGTTGAAGCATTTGGTGATTCTTAAAAATCTTATCTGCCCATTATCATAGCATGTCTAAACCAAATACgagatagaaaaaattattacaaaatattgCCAACGGCTTCTCGATCATTAGATAAAATTTAGCAACCATATGGCTTAATATGTAGCCAGATAACAAATCACATACCCTACCTCCTCCATGGTTGAAGAAGAGTTAATTGTTGGTTTGACACTTTTCCACAAAACAACTCTTCCTgccatcataaaaatatatctaaaagtGGATCTTCTATCATCTAGACACTTTGCATAATCAACATCGAAATATCCAACAATTTCAAGAATGTCAAATCAACAATATgttagtatataatttttagtGTCCTGCAAATATACCTGGATACTTGTTTTGTAACTTTCTAGTGACTCAAACCTAAGTTGCTTAGGTATCTCCCAAGAACACCCACAACATAAGTAATATCCAGTATTATACCTACCTGAGCATACATCAAACTACCAACAATTTATGCATACGGGAACTACTAGGATCTAAATTCTCTTATCATCATTTTGACTCCTGAGGACATTGAGGCTTACTAAGTGTATCACATTTCACAATAGGTGCTTTTCCAGAAGAGCAAGATTACATATTAAACATATGCAAAACATATCAATGTAGGTCTTTTAAGATAATCCAAGAATATaatcaagatctttcatatcaaAATGAGAAGACAACATACATTTAGTCTCAAGTAAAAACTCAATATCATTAGCTATGAGTAATATATGATCCATGTAAAGCACAAGAAAGATATATTTACTCCAAGTAACCTTTGGATATATGTATTGATCAACCacgttttctttttaaaactaCAAGAGGTAACAATCTCAAACTTCAAGCACCACTGCCTTGATGTCTGTTTAAACCCATAAATTGAGGTCTTTAGTTAGCACACCCTATTTTCCTTATCATGTACACTTCTTCATACAAATGTCCATTAAGAAAAGTCTTCTTGACATCTATTTGATATAGCTCAAGTAAATAAGCTACAATGTGCCACGATTACCTGAAAGGAGTCTTTGGTAGACACTGGTGAGAATGTATCATTATAGTCAATGCTCTCTCTATAGCTAAAGCATTTAGCAATGAGTCTAGCCTTGTACTTCTCTAATTGGCCTTTAGAATCTTGTTTGgtcttgaagacccatttgcaaccaTTTGGTAACTCAACCAAATCCCATAAATCATTCTAACGCATGGACCTCGTTTCATCATGCATCGCCTCTAACTAGTGTGAAGGCCTAGGACTATCAACAGATATTCCAACACTAAACTCATGCTCTTGCAAATAAACCATATTGTTATTAGAGATTACAAATCTACATGTACTATGTGATCTCCTCAAATGAACATTGTTTGTTTCCCCTTTATCGACATTAGTTTTATTGTCAATAATGGGTTCTTGAGTAATGGGAATGGGTTGCTATATTGGTGAAGGTAAAATTATAGATAGCAAGATAATAGGCATCAAGACAACAGCAGGCCCCTCCTTGAATGTAATCTCTTGTGGCTTTGAATGTTCACAATGAATATCATCCTAAAAGTAAATATCTTGATCtgactcaattattctacttgcaCAAGAAGGAAAATAGAACCTGGAGCCTTTTGAGACAATACATGAATAGCCCACAAAATACCTAGTAGTGGTTTGAAGATAAAGTTTCTTTAGCTGTGGATTGTATGATCTAACTTCTACCTTACAACcccaaatataaaaatgatgcaAACTAGGTTTCTTTCCTGCCCATAACTCATAAGGAGTTTTAGAGACTGACTTGTTGGATACTTGGTTCAAAATGTATGTTGTAGTTTTCAAAGTCTCTCCCTACAAAAACTAAAGTAAGGATAAGTGACTAAGCATACATCACGCCATATCAATCAAAGTACGATTTCTTCTTTACGCAATCTGGTTTTTCTTACGAGTGTCAGGCATGGTATACTGTGCCTCAATCCCACATACTTGAAGGAACCTTGCAAATGGTCTTGCATTTTGCCCAATTTTATCATATCTTCTATAATACTTCCCACTTGTATCAGATCTCATAGCTCTAGTATATTCATTTTTCTAAAGCATGATAATAGCCTTGAAAGCTTTATAACCTCCCAATGATTCAGACTTTCCACGAACAAACTCAATATGACCATAACGAAAATGACAATCAATAAAGGTGATTGAAGTACTTAAAATTCCCCAAAGGTAGTAGGAGTAATGAGACCACATATGTCACGGTATATCAAAGCAAGAATATTCTCTTCTaccaatcttttcttttctcaatttAGCAGTTAGCTATCCTTTAATACATCCaataaaaatgtcaaaattagaaaaaatgtaaattaagaTTTAACAAGGACACCATCTTTGGCCAACCTTTCCATTATAGGTTTGGAGATTTGACCCACTTTACGATAGATATACTAGAAGAATAATGAATCAAAATGGGTATAAAgccaattttatatatatatatatatatatatcatcatgcATAACACGGTTAACACCAGAGCCAACCACAACAGAATTATAATGTATCGTGACGATTCTATTTGCAAATACCAAAGTGTAACCACATTGGttcaaaagagaaatagaaATTAGATTCCTCATAATGGAAGATACAAAATCAATGTCTTTTAGGTGCAAAATTTTCCCAAAGACCAAAAGAAGTCAAACTATTCCAATGTATTCAACTTtaatatttacaccatttttcGTATTTACAACCAACTCCCTATCTTCTAAATTCCTAAAAGGAACTTATGATGCGAATTGTTGCACTAGTATATAAGAATAAAGTATTAGAGGGAagatcaatcatattagattcAAAGCCTAGTAGTGTCATATGTATACCATTCTTATCTATCCAATGTGTAAATTTCTTGCAATTTGTATTTTTGTGTCCTAGcgtgtgacgtccccaaattcTGATTGGGATCGAATGAACATCGGAAGCGTCAGGACATACAACACATGGTTACCTGCCTCCAtttatgatatataagatgcaatgatCCTAACATGTaactagcattatgcaatattcgcagcggataattcttttttagcaatactatacaccaaacttataatgTCCCAAATTATTAGAACATAATTTATgcatattaacaaaataaatatccatgattacagtacgagtctcagaagactaTAATCTCAAGACAACGGAGACTAGCTATAGGCTCTAtaattacattaccaaaatacactatgggctagttcatcgagtaactcaCGTAACTCGATTAACGATGCTAAAATACTGTCCCAAAAATTAAATATGGAGGCTGTAAGCTCCGTATCGCATCTACGGCATCTAATCAACCTCCAACAATCTGCCAATGTTCACTCCCTACTCTAGTCTTGACACATCGTCTACAATGTAGGGGGAATCGTAGTTGAGACTGctacaatgagatttgattacaaatctcagtaagttaatagtAAACTTCGACACAGTTTAATTAtacatgcatggcagtaaaagtatgaatgcacaATTAAAGTcaataataagcataacataacttgacataacatggcatgagctgacataacttgaactaaaaCATGAACTGAGCTTGAAACTTGCCATGACATGAGCTTGAAATTAatacttgacttgacatgacaaagcatgaacatgaacttaagaCTTGACattaacgtgaacttgaacgtaacatgaacatgagcttgagcataatgtgaatgtgaaatatatgaacttgaaatcttgttcaataaactgaacttgacCATGAACGttgattgagctaaaatattgcatattttatatatttaaaaccaatgtattttaattgttttgtgactttattattggttttagatgaaaaaatggttagtaAGTATAAATGTGAGTTGTTTAATTGattcatatcatgtttatgtttaattttataactatgatttgattggacaatatttcctcacatatataacatatttttgataatctatttttcattttaatttattttttagtattatttttatctactcattttcaacttaaataaaattcacatgggatccggttggaacttttgaccaaaagtgcatgctaattgagaggaaatataaagaaatatatataagataaataaaGAGAATGAAGAAAGCGGTGGACTTGGACAACTGAAAAggacacaaaatgaagatggCTTTGAACTTTTTAAATAACTTTCGGTGGTGACTTTTTTACTTTGGTTGTTCATAGATGCACACGGTCTTGAGTTATGGTTTGAACGAAAATCACAAAAGGCAAGTTGACAGTGGGTTTTACGTaaagaagaaaatggttttcGGTGGACACCACATGCAACATGAAAGTCATAGAAGGGGGCTGAAATCAAGTGGAGGCacgcacattgaaaaaaaaaacaacgtaGCGGGATTGACAGAAGAAAAAGGATGAAAGCACGCTTGGATTTTCATGAGGGAGGTGGTTTTACGgaaaaagaatgaaacaaaaaagagagtggttatgtaaaaaaaaatgttttggagTAAGGAAGCTGAGGGGGATTTAGAGTTGAAAACAAAGCCCTAAAACGGAGagtagaaatgaaaaaaaaataaagttttaggTAAAGCTCAAAAGGACTTACGTTTGATCCAGGAGCTCATTGCTTTCCAGGAAGGAGGAACCCACTCTCTCACTGGCTCTCAATGCTTCTTACGTGACTGGAACTTACTAACCAGGGAGCTTTTCGAATAGAGAAAAACCAGACTGAAACGCTCTGTTTttagagaaagaaaacaaagacctAGCGGATACGTTGTTGGCCTAATGTTCAGCTGTTTCAGCATGGTTCAGTTGTAGAGTATAAGTTtgtaggaggaggaggaagggtCCTGAGTTGAGAGAAACCAAAGAGCTACGGACATCAATTGGACGATGTGCAGAGGCTTACGAAAGGGAAAAAAGGAGGTTGATGAAAACCGGAGGAGACGTTCGGAGGAGACTGGTTTTTTGAAGGGGAAAGGAATGTAAACGACCAAAGAGAAAGGAACGgtaaatgaaaaattagagGAAGGCGGAACGAGGGTGAGAGGATTATTTTTCCTAGTTCTCGGACAGGGACTGCTAGGAGGCGCTATTTTGGGTGagagttttcattttttattcattggggggggggggggggggggaggactCGAATGAAGGGCTGGTTTTCTTTCATCGTGGGGACTGAGACCGAAAGGAGGGCGAGTTTGAGCTCCTTATTTGACAAAGTGAGGAGATACGGGGGGCTGGACTTGTGCTGAGAGGGACGGACAGGaggagagattttttttttttttttgacttcttctttttcatgtgGTTCACGAAGAGCTGCTGAAGCGTCTCTatttggagagaaaaaaaaaaaaacagggctGCACCAAAGGCTTTATAGAAACGAAGAAGAAAAGCAGGGGCTCTTTTGTACTGTGAGAGAACAGGGGAGTGAGAAGTGGAACGCTGGATTGGGGagcatttatatttttattttcctatagttattttatagtattaaagtttgtgttttattttagttatttaatggaggatatttatttaatttttatagcacttgtgataaacatggttggctaaattctcGTACTAAGGTTATAGGTGAAgtctaataatttaaacattattttcggatcaacattgaaatttattttgtgagtttgatcgattgaaagattttattattggatattttgattatctatatatttatctcgattcattgtgattttcgaatacagtgaatgcttgaagaatccctgtgatattcaaataggtttatgaatgttttaatcattaaTCATTCAAGCTTAATCATTAGTGCCTAATCATCAATCATTAGTGCTTAATTATGCTTGATCATTAGTGATTATTCTTTAGTGCCCTACAAATACTTCAATACTTTCTTTGTAATTTTCTAATGACTTAAAACTAGTAGCTAAGGTATCTCCCAAGAACACCTACAATATAAGCAATATCTGGTCTTGTACATACATCAAACTACAAACAACTGATGCATATGGAACTGCTTGCATCAATATTCTCTCGTCATCATTCTGGGGACATTGAGACTTACTTGCTAGTATCACCTTTTACAATAGGTGTTTTTCTAAAAGGGCataattacatattaaaacTATGCAAAACACGATCAATGAAGGTCTTTTAAGATAATGCAAGAATTCTTCCACCATCTCCACCATGAGATGAGAATCCTCAAGAAACACAATTTGCACCAGTGCTAGCTGCCACCCTAACCATCAGCAATTGCTATccttcatttcttttaaattttacatttactaacaatattttattttactataaaaattaatattttaaaaattttgaattatattcTTAAAAGAATGTGGTGGACATATGGAAAATTCTGATTTGGCCAAGTGTTTCTAGTTAATGTTGATGGACATAAAAGTTAACAGAGGGACCTAATTCTAATTAACTAAAACTGAAGGGACGCGTGAACAAATTAAAGCATAGGTTGCTAATTCAAAGTTGGGGTACAGCACAAGGGATGCATGaacaaattttacaaattgttaTTACTATTTCACATAAACTAAACATTAATGAAACCCTCACAAGGTCACTGGTTCCACCTATTACTTATTGTACTACTCTCTTCTGATCTTGCCCTCATGCCATCTATTTCAAGTACTTGGCAAACTCCTCAGTATCACCTTCAAGTGGAAATACATAATGATGAGTTAAACAACATAATAAGTAATACATGCATTGATCTATACTAATGTGCTGAAAATGAGCAAGAAATTTATAAACAATGCAGTAGTGAGAAATAATGTCTTGTAATTTACAAAACAGTATTTAATGGTAGTATAAACTACAGTCCCCTAAGGCATAAACAATAATAGTACATGTAACAATACTCAAAAATTTCACATCGATGGtagcaaaataataaatttgtaaCGATGTCAACATCGGTACTAATCTCAAAGGTATTGATACTAACTTATTAAACGTATTAGTATCAACATTTCACACTTGTGGTTAGGCCAATAAGAGTAATAGCAGCCATATTTCACGTCTATGATAGTTCCAATAACACTAACAATAACaaatcataaataaaaataatagtagtAATCTCATGTCGCATGGTTTTTCAACGCAATATAATAAGAGTAATAgtgttataataaaaaaatatcacgtGACCTTAAGGTATTTTCTTCTATATTCACTTGTCATTTGCACAGCTTGTCATTatatctattttcttttatttttctttttcttttttcttgaattGGGAGACGTTGAGAATCATGTGTAGAAAGAATGACTTGGAAGAGGTTCACAAGCTGGCTGAAAATTCCTTATCTTATgaataattagtttgaatcaTATGGATTAGACATATTAGTTTTCATGTCATTAGAATTCACAAATAATTAGTAGAGCTATTACTGGGTTAAAAATTATAGGATTTGGGTTTTCAAATCAGGACCCAGCTAACATAAATGAGTGTCTACATCGCAAGAGGTCCAATCTATATTAGCAAGCATTAATGAAAGTGTGAAccaataatcttttttttttttttggtcgttTTAGTCAAAAGTATATTGTTACTTATGTAAGCTGTACATCTAGTCTCACTTAAATTAATTAACTCTTAAACTTGGAGATAATTGTATTTGCATTAAGCTACTGAGCAGTCTTGATTGTTTTGCTTTCAATGCAATTATAATGTTTGGAGATGAATCTTttagtaataaatatatttattaaggaATAGAATTCTTGACATATTTATCCAACGCAATAGCTATCAGTTGATTAAACATCCTATGCTTTGATGTTGGTTGTGTTGTGCATGCAAGGCTCggtaaataaagaaataacataaaatagaaGGAATGGAAAGGATTTTACATAATTTGTTACTGCGGCCTATGCCATAGAGGTGTgaaatacattataaattatGTTTGATATTGCATGCTTTGTTCCTCAAGTCTTCTATTACCTTCAGAAAAATAGAATTATGAGTCAACAATAACCGCTAGAACTGGCTGAAACTGGTGGAGAATTGGTCGACCAGTGGTCCAAAATGATGGAAACCGACGTTAGTTGGTTCGAATCCAATTTGAACCGTGTTTAACCCGATGAATTaaccaatataatatatttctatttttctattttattcttatataaaatgacATCGTTTAAATTAAGTAAgttaaatgacatttttttattcaaagttgttagaagaataataaaaataatgtcgTTTGGTTTAACCAAATGACATTGCTTTGGGTTAGGGTTGAAGCCTTATCCTCGAGTCCCCCTCTCTCGTCTTCCtcatttttcctctctctcccatCTCTCCCTTTGGCCTCCATCTAACTGTCTGTGGTAGGACTCACCTTGACGTGGCCGtcactctctctcacacatCCCATCTTGGGtcttaaaggtttgaactttgaattcATTTCCTTATTGATTAAAATGCTTTGAACTTTCCTTATTGATTAAGATTATAGCTGCACAAACTTGAGGATGTGTAAGTGTTGGTAAATGGTGGGTGAGTTCTTGTGAAATATATTTGACCTGCTTTGTTCATATTTTCCTTTGATTGATTGGATAGTAAGGAAATGAGGAGAAAGATGTCCAACTAATGACATATTCTTTGTTTACATCTGTCCAACCGAACCCCAAATTGTCGAACTGATCTATACCATCCTCATCAACTCGACTTCGGTTTCACACCGGCATTGAATTGACCAGTTCAATTTTTAACCCTAGATAGAACGGGAGAAAGAATAACAAAATCTAGCTAAAAATGAAGTCTTCAAAGCCTTTGTTGTCTTTCCTTCCTTTATATTGTAGCAACTCCCTTTTGTCTTACTTTTCATTTTACTAGAATTTGAGATGGAAGTATGTAGCTAAAGTTACTAATACTATTGCACAATAAACCTACTTGCAGATCTCCAATTTGTAGTTGTTATGGGTATGTTCTTACATTACTTTCCTTGTTTCCCATACTGATAAAACATTATAAATCATCCAcagtttttttaaatcaaaccaATCATCTAGAAGCATCCAACAAACCATCTCTCAAGATTTATCTCTTAAAAATGTAGGGTTGATTCGAGATGTTGGACCAGGTTCATGGACATAAAGCAATACCAAGTTACAAATTGTATAAGACTTTACATCATTCCCATGGTTATGTGGTAAAGGGTATTAGAGAGATCCTTGATAAATTGTGTGATGAAATACTTTCCCTTTATGCCCTCTACCTCTTGGGAGGTTAGCATTGTAACACTTTCTTTCCCCCTCTCCCAATGTAAACCCTAATCTCCTTTTCCCTTCATTTAGTCTGTTATTATCATGATTTATAGTGTTTCCCTTACACCATTCACTAGTACATCTAACTAAATACTATTTGGTCAACAAAAGAGGGTTTTAACTCAAATGAAACCTCAAAGCATTGAAAGCAAATAGAAACCCTAAACCCATAAGGAAGCTGAAACCCTAAACCCCCAAACCCTAAATGCTTGTGGCCGGTTTTGAGCATGTGATTTCCCACTTGGTTACGTCACTTCCACAGACAACTAGCCACTCAAGTATACACTCTTAGCCACTGAAAATATTGTTGCTCAAATATGGGATCGTGCAAGTAAATTGTTGAATGTGCCATGCTTGCTTTTTTATACTTGGAAGGCAAGAATCTCGGCATGGATGCTAGCGACAAAGAAGGCTTCGTTATCTGGTAATTTAAGTGGTATGCTTTCATGTATCATTACGTGGTGTCTATGGAATAGTT
This is a stretch of genomic DNA from Carya illinoinensis cultivar Pawnee chromosome 3, C.illinoinensisPawnee_v1, whole genome shotgun sequence. It encodes these proteins:
- the LOC122303971 gene encoding bifunctional epoxide hydrolase 2-like, with protein sequence MEKIQHSHVQVRGLKLHLAQINVTGEKVVVFLHGFPEIWYTWRHQMIAAANAGYRAIAIDFRGYGLSEQPPEPEKATFKDLVDDVHGLLDSLGIDKVFIVGKDFGAMPAYLVAAVHPERVIGVITLGIPFILPGPSAIQNHLLPKGFYITRWQELGRAEADFGRFDVKTVIRNIYLLFSGSEVPVASEGQEIMDLYDPSTPLPPWFSEEDLSVYASLYEKSGFRFALRVPYRSLTVDCGITDPKVKAPSLLIMGEKDYVLKFPGMEDYIRSGAVKQFVPDLEIKFMPEGNHFVHEQLPKQVNELIITFLNKHI